In Treponema denticola, one genomic interval encodes:
- a CDS encoding leucine-rich repeat domain-containing protein has product MQEIKTSLTDEEKANAQLLEITGGMVIGVTYPDKLIGSLVLPEGITRIHKRAFLKCTALTRVVIPKSVTQIYPMAFADCISLTELTADSENSVYYTENNIIYTKDEKRLIAAAGNLTSVTIPADVTMIGLGAFSNCISLTRVTIPKSVTKIGLKAFAGCINLTELTIDSANPVYCSENNIIYTKDKKRLVTAAGSLKSIAIPDSVTKICWGAFSGCTLLTKVEIPDSVTEISSFAFIGCAFLVSVTIPAGITNIGIFVFSGCTRLKTVIINAAGVKKIKADVFKTIYDDDVHFTVKTAAVKAMLKKSCRSIRDEQITVEQYNEQKAIIPVSDEKNSYEIISNKQLFEASDSLITKNIKAYKELAK; this is encoded by the coding sequence ATGCAAGAAATAAAAACTTCGCTTACTGATGAAGAAAAAGCAAATGCACAGCTTTTGGAAATAACCGGCGGAATGGTAATAGGAGTAACCTATCCGGATAAGCTGATAGGGAGCCTTGTGCTTCCGGAGGGTATTACGAGAATTCATAAAAGGGCTTTCCTCAAATGCACTGCTTTAACACGTGTTGTAATACCGAAAAGCGTTACCCAAATCTATCCAATGGCTTTTGCAGACTGTATCAGCTTAACAGAGCTTACGGCGGATAGTGAAAATTCCGTCTATTACACTGAAAATAATATCATTTATACAAAAGATGAGAAACGACTGATAGCTGCAGCCGGCAATTTAACAAGCGTTACAATACCCGCCGATGTTACTATGATTGGTTTGGGCGCATTTTCCAACTGTATTTCTTTAACACGTGTTACAATACCGAAAAGCGTTACCAAAATCGGTTTAAAGGCTTTTGCAGGCTGTATCAACTTAACAGAGCTTACGATTGATAGTGCAAATCCTGTCTATTGTAGTGAAAATAATATTATTTACACAAAAGATAAAAAACGCTTGGTAACTGCAGCAGGCAGTTTGAAGTCTATTGCTATACCTGACAGTGTTACTAAGATTTGTTGGGGTGCATTTTCAGGCTGTACTTTGTTAACAAAAGTTGAAATACCCGATAGTGTTACTGAAATTAGCAGCTTTGCATTTATAGGCTGTGCTTTTTTAGTAAGTGTTACAATACCTGCCGGTATCACTAATATTGGCATATTTGTGTTTTCCGGTTGTACGAGGCTTAAAACAGTAATTATAAACGCTGCCGGTGTAAAGAAAATCAAAGCCGATGTTTTTAAAACGATATATGATGATGATGTACATTTTACCGTGAAAACAGCTGCGGTAAAAGCAATGCTGAAAAAAAGCTGCCGAAGTATACGGGACGAACAGATTACAGTTGAGCAATATAATGAGCAAAAGGCAATAATCCCCGTTTCAGATGAAAAAAATAGTTACGAGATTATTTCCAACAAGCAACTATTTGAAGCTTCCGATTCCTTAATCACCAAAAATATAAAAGCCTATAAGGAATTGGCAAAATGA
- a CDS encoding leucine-rich repeat domain-containing protein, which translates to MKQTAIPLTDEKQANMQLLEITGGILTGVTDPDKLIGSLVLPDGITKIDKFAFSDCSGLTNIVIPNSVKVIADYAFSCCTGLTSIVIPDSVTKIGHDVFSDCSSLIRVIIPDSVTKIGDYVFSNCTHLTELTVDNENPVYCSENNILYTKDKTHLIAAAGGLKGCVVLPDTVTEISPYAFSGRTGLTGVTIPAAVAWITECLFSDCSGLKSIVIPDTVTVIDKKAFFRCSSLTSIRIPDSITKIGDAVFLYCTHLTELTVDNKNPVYCSENNILYTKDKTHLIAAAGGLKGRVVLPDTVTEIAAFSFRDCCSLTSVNIPRSVTRINDCAFSGCTGLIELNVDSGNPIYYSENNILYTKDKKRLIAAAGGLKGHIVIPDGVTEIADYAFSDCRSLTSINIPGSITRIGNCAFSGCTRLNYITIPDGVTEIDYEAFADCTALTDVRIPRTVTWIDEQVFIDCTALTRVTLPDTLSVITWGTFFGCSALTYIVIPDSVTALCPIAFSNCSSLTDIIIPDSVTVLDDVVFSGCTGLTHITIPSNVTWIGDEAFSGCTNLKTVIIDSTIVKTIKDKAFENVHTDIHFTVKTDAVKAMLKKNRMIRDEQITVEPNANSL; encoded by the coding sequence ATGAAACAAACCGCAATACCACTTACAGACGAAAAACAAGCAAATATGCAGCTTTTGGAAATAACCGGCGGAATACTAACAGGAGTAACCGATCCCGATAAACTCATAGGCAGTCTTGTGCTGCCGGACGGTATTACCAAGATAGACAAATTTGCATTCTCCGACTGTTCCGGCTTGACAAATATTGTTATTCCCAATAGCGTAAAAGTGATTGCCGATTATGCATTTTCCTGCTGTACCGGTTTAACAAGCATTGTTATTCCCGACAGTGTTACTAAGATTGGACATGATGTATTTTCAGACTGTAGCTCTTTAATACGTGTTATCATACCGGATAGCGTTACCAAGATCGGCGATTATGTATTTTCAAACTGCACTCATTTAACGGAACTTACGGTTGACAATGAAAATCCTGTCTATTGCAGTGAGAACAATATCCTGTATACGAAAGACAAGACACACCTGATAGCTGCGGCAGGCGGTTTAAAAGGGTGTGTTGTTCTACCTGACACTGTTACTGAAATTAGTCCGTATGCATTTTCAGGCCGCACCGGTTTAACCGGTGTTACGATACCCGCTGCTGTTGCATGGATTACTGAATGCTTATTTTCCGATTGTTCCGGTTTGAAAAGCATTGTTATCCCCGACACGGTTACTGTGATTGATAAAAAGGCATTTTTCCGCTGTAGCAGTTTAACAAGTATCAGAATACCGGATAGCATTACTAAGATTGGAGATGCTGTATTTTTATACTGCACTCATTTAACGGAACTTACGGTTGATAATAAAAATCCTGTCTATTGCAGTGAGAACAATATCCTTTATACGAAAGACAAGACACACCTGATAGCTGCGGCAGGCGGTTTAAAAGGGCGTGTTGTTCTACCTGACACTGTTACTGAAATTGCTGCTTTTTCATTCCGGGATTGCTGTTCTCTCACAAGTGTTAATATACCCCGCAGTGTTACTCGAATTAACGATTGTGCATTTTCAGGCTGCACCGGCTTAATCGAGCTTAACGTTGATAGTGGAAATCCTATCTATTACAGTGAGAACAATATCCTGTATACAAAAGACAAGAAACGCCTGATAGCTGCGGCAGGCGGTTTAAAAGGGCATATTGTTATACCTGACGGTGTTACCGAGATTGCCGATTATGCATTTTCGGATTGCCGTTCTCTCACAAGTATTAATATACCCGGTAGTATTACCCGAATTGGTAATTGTGCATTTTCAGGCTGTACTCGTTTAAACTATATTACAATCCCTGACGGTGTTACAGAGATCGATTATGAGGCATTTGCCGACTGCACCGCTTTAACTGATGTTAGAATACCCCGCACTGTTACATGGATTGATGAACAAGTATTTATCGACTGTACCGCTTTAACACGTGTTACGCTGCCCGATACTCTTTCAGTGATTACTTGGGGTACATTTTTCGGATGTTCCGCTTTAACCTATATTGTTATCCCCGATAGTGTTACTGCACTTTGTCCGATTGCATTTTCAAACTGCAGCTCTTTAACAGATATCATCATACCGGATAGTGTTACGGTACTTGATGATGTGGTATTTTCCGGCTGCACCGGTTTAACACATATTACAATACCCAGCAATGTTACATGGATTGGCGATGAAGCCTTTTCCGGCTGTACGAATCTCAAAACGGTAATCATAGACTCTACTATCGTAAAGACTATCAAAGACAAGGCATTTGAAAACGTACATACTGATATACATTTTACCGTGAAAACAGATGCAGTAAAAGCAATGCTGAAAAAGAACCGCATGATACGGGACGAGCAAATTACAGTTGAGCCTAATGCTAACTCATTATAA
- a CDS encoding type II toxin-antitoxin system death-on-curing family toxin: MKFFSEAQGLKIHSSLITKTGGIDGIRECNLLDSSLKSIFQTFDSNALYPALLDKAAQLCYSLIENHPFLDGNKRIGIHLSLVFLKINGIDLNYTQEALVDFGLKIASGKIKKEAIQEWFIEHKI; the protein is encoded by the coding sequence ATGAAATTCTTTTCCGAAGCACAGGGGTTAAAAATTCATTCATCTTTAATTACAAAGACCGGAGGAATAGACGGCATTCGGGAATGCAATCTTTTGGATTCAAGTCTAAAATCAATATTCCAAACTTTCGATAGCAATGCATTATATCCGGCGCTTTTAGACAAAGCAGCTCAACTTTGTTATTCACTCATTGAAAATCACCCTTTTTTAGATGGAAATAAAAGAATTGGAATTCATTTATCGTTGGTTTTTCTTAAAATAAATGGTATTGATTTGAACTATACGCAGGAGGCACTCGTTGATTTTGGATTAAAAATAGCTTCAGGTAAGATAAAAAAAGAAGCAATACAAGAGTGGTTTATAGAACACAAAATATGA
- a CDS encoding leucine-rich repeat domain-containing protein, with amino-acid sequence MKQTPIPLTDEEKANMQLLKITDGIVTGVTDHRKLLGTLVLPEGITEIGMFTFIGCSGLKSIIIPDSVTKIETGAFIGCSGLTNIFIPDSVTEIADEVFYFCGLIHIVIPDTVTKIGKDAFSDCSSLTSVIIPHSVAEIGDEAFSGCTNLKTVIIESTIIKHIGVNTFANVHTYVHFTVKTDAVKAMLRKNSTIRDEQIKVEPNL; translated from the coding sequence ATGAAACAAACCCCAATACCGCTTACCGATGAAGAAAAAGCAAATATGCAGCTTTTGAAAATAACCGATGGCATAGTAACAGGAGTAACCGATCACCGTAAGCTGCTAGGAACTCTTGTGCTTCCGGAGGGTATCACAGAGATTGGTATGTTTACATTTATCGGCTGTTCCGGTTTAAAAAGTATTATTATTCCCGATAGCGTTACTAAGATTGAAACAGGTGCATTTATCGGCTGTAGCGGTTTAACAAATATTTTTATTCCCGATAGTGTCACTGAGATTGCTGATGAAGTTTTTTATTTCTGTGGTTTAATACATATTGTTATTCCCGATACTGTTACTAAAATCGGGAAAGATGCATTTTCCGATTGTAGTTCTTTAACAAGTGTTATAATACCGCATAGTGTTGCTGAAATTGGCGATGAAGCATTTTCAGGCTGCACAAATCTCAAAACGGTTATCATAGAGTCTACTATCATAAAACACATCGGCGTAAACACTTTTGCTAACGTACATACTTATGTGCATTTTACCGTGAAAACCGATGCAGTAAAAGCAATGCTGAGAAAGAATAGCACAATACGAGACGAGCAAATTAAAGTTGAACCGAATTTGTAA
- a CDS encoding leucine-rich repeat domain-containing protein translates to MQETKTPLTDEEKANIQLLETTDGILTGVTDPDKLIGSLVLPDGITEIDMLAFSYCFGLTSIIIPDSVTKIGENAFYGCTGLTELSVDSENPAYCSENNILYTKDKKHLIAAAGGLKGRVVLPDSITEIDMRAFQYCSSLTSIIIPDGVTRIGDMVFSSCDNLRAIVIPNSVTIIGEWAFSECTGLTGVTLPDSITEIGMLAFAYCSGLTSISIPAGVAQIGNDAFFGCSRLTELSIDSENPVYYSENNIIYTKDKKHLIAAAGGLKGRVVLPDGVTEIGACAFKWCTDLTSIVIPNSVTIIGERAFHSCWNLKTVIIESTIIKHIGGDAFKRVNADIHFTVKTDAVKAMLKKNTAIRDEQITVEPNANSL, encoded by the coding sequence ATGCAAGAGACAAAAACACCGCTTACAGACGAAGAAAAAGCAAATATACAGCTTTTGGAAACAACCGACGGAATACTAACAGGAGTAACCGATCCCGATAAACTCATAGGCAGTCTTGTGCTGCCCGACGGTATTACCGAGATCGATATGCTTGCATTTTCCTATTGTTTCGGCTTAACAAGCATTATTATTCCCGATAGCGTTACTAAGATTGGAGAAAATGCATTTTACGGCTGCACCGGTCTAACGGAACTTTCCGTTGATAGTGAAAATCCTGCCTATTGCAGTGAGAACAATATACTTTACACAAAAGATAAGAAACACCTAATAGCCGCAGCAGGCGGGTTAAAAGGGCGTGTTGTGCTGCCAGACAGTATCACCGAGATTGATATGCGTGCATTTCAGTATTGTTCCAGCTTAACAAGCATTATTATTCCCGATGGTGTTACTCGTATTGGTGATATGGTATTTTCCAGCTGTGACAATTTACGAGCTATTGTTATCCCCAATAGTGTTACTATAATTGGCGAGTGGGCATTTTCGGAGTGTACCGGTTTAACCGGTGTTACGCTACCCGATAGTATTACCGAGATTGGTATGCTTGCGTTTGCCTATTGTTCCGGTTTAACAAGCATTAGTATTCCTGCCGGTGTTGCTCAGATTGGAAATGATGCATTTTTCGGATGTAGCCGTCTAACGGAACTTTCCATTGATAGTGAAAATCCTGTCTATTACAGTGAAAATAATATCATCTATACAAAAGATAAGAAACACCTGATAGCCGCAGCAGGCGGTTTAAAAGGGCGTGTTGTGTTGCCGGACGGTGTTACTGAGATTGGAGCATGTGCATTTAAGTGGTGTACCGATTTAACAAGCATTGTTATCCCCAATAGTGTTACTATAATTGGCGAGAGGGCATTTCATAGCTGTTGGAATCTCAAAACGGTAATCATAGAGTCTACAATTATAAAACACATCGGCGGAGATGCTTTTAAACGTGTTAATGCCGATATACATTTTACCGTGAAAACCGATGCAGTAAAAGCAATGCTGAAAAAGAACACCGCAATACGGGACGAACAGATTACAGTTGAGCCTAATGCTAACTCATTATAA